One region of Candidatus Polarisedimenticolaceae bacterium genomic DNA includes:
- a CDS encoding HEAT repeat domain-containing protein gives MAAVGAGGAGGRFVGSEACRSCHASEYAAWSGSRHRSAMRIPAPGEKIALASAPSSPFRLDSDGAVEGPGENGGAVRGRVAFLLGGKHREDVVVRLEDGRLQVFPWSWDADRSAAFRPLEALAGGSSPPADAIDFWTRAGRSAPLACYGCHATGQTLTAAGKTPGGMTIPATRWIEPGVGCEGCHGPGGPHLEAARAKAATAGTMKLARADGSVDACAACHGLRDVLPSPFGDEPAHRYGAPLYEAADPLLTVPSNFEFHEPFFGDLRPATYQQEAVAFAQSGCARRGGLTCSGCHDVHSGTLRPDAGDSLCAKCHKAIADAGRGHTLHAPGSPGGRCIDCHMAAIVRGPASSSARDHSMAPPTASAGHIPAACASCHASGGKLDAIAAAWKKMPDGKAAAWRRGIGDAVDGAETDAGTDALLRAVSDDGNGWFVRWSALRRIVTASTPRRTEPMAEVLKRTLSDPNPALRREAARALGRFGRPQEFEALVKATNDPDPWTALAAAVALGRLGAPDTGTRFPEVLKRPDLVLDARAQFAYGHALLLARNWVRAESVLERALEMNPMMVGAISDLGLSLRAQGKRDQADAAWKTALEINPRFESARQNLEKGSSAASE, from the coding sequence GTGGCGGCGGTCGGAGCCGGTGGGGCGGGCGGGCGCTTCGTCGGATCCGAGGCGTGTCGCTCGTGCCACGCCAGCGAGTACGCCGCGTGGTCGGGGAGCCGCCATCGCAGCGCGATGCGCATCCCCGCACCGGGCGAGAAGATCGCCCTCGCATCCGCTCCCTCCTCGCCGTTCCGGTTGGATTCGGACGGCGCGGTCGAAGGGCCCGGTGAGAACGGCGGGGCCGTCCGTGGCCGCGTCGCCTTCCTGCTCGGCGGCAAGCACCGCGAAGACGTCGTCGTTCGACTCGAAGACGGGCGCCTTCAGGTGTTCCCCTGGTCGTGGGACGCCGATCGATCGGCGGCGTTCCGTCCGCTCGAGGCACTCGCCGGCGGCAGCTCTCCGCCGGCCGACGCCATCGACTTCTGGACCCGCGCGGGCCGGAGCGCCCCGCTCGCGTGTTACGGCTGTCATGCGACCGGGCAGACGCTGACCGCCGCGGGGAAGACGCCGGGAGGCATGACGATCCCAGCCACACGCTGGATCGAGCCCGGGGTCGGTTGCGAAGGGTGTCACGGACCGGGAGGCCCCCACCTCGAAGCGGCTCGCGCGAAGGCGGCGACCGCGGGGACGATGAAACTCGCGCGCGCGGACGGGAGCGTCGACGCCTGCGCGGCCTGTCACGGCCTTCGCGACGTGCTGCCCTCGCCATTCGGGGACGAGCCGGCGCATCGTTATGGCGCGCCGCTCTACGAAGCGGCCGATCCCTTGCTGACGGTACCGTCGAACTTCGAGTTCCACGAGCCGTTCTTCGGCGATCTCCGGCCGGCGACCTACCAGCAGGAAGCGGTCGCCTTCGCCCAGTCCGGATGCGCGCGCCGCGGCGGCTTGACCTGCTCGGGATGTCATGACGTGCACTCGGGAACGCTGCGGCCCGACGCCGGCGATTCCCTGTGCGCCAAGTGCCACAAGGCGATCGCCGACGCAGGCCGCGGCCACACGCTTCATGCGCCCGGCTCCCCGGGCGGGCGCTGCATCGACTGTCACATGGCGGCGATCGTCCGCGGTCCGGCATCGTCTTCCGCGCGCGACCACTCGATGGCGCCGCCGACCGCTTCTGCCGGACATATCCCCGCCGCATGCGCATCGTGCCACGCGAGCGGCGGCAAGCTCGACGCGATCGCGGCGGCGTGGAAGAAGATGCCCGACGGCAAGGCCGCGGCGTGGCGACGGGGAATCGGCGATGCCGTCGACGGCGCCGAGACCGACGCCGGCACCGACGCTCTCCTCCGTGCCGTGTCCGATGACGGCAACGGTTGGTTCGTGCGCTGGTCTGCGCTCCGGAGAATCGTCACCGCTTCGACGCCGCGCCGCACCGAGCCGATGGCCGAGGTACTGAAGCGAACCCTCTCCGACCCGAATCCCGCGCTCCGGCGCGAAGCGGCACGCGCGCTCGGCCGATTCGGCCGCCCGCAGGAGTTCGAGGCGCTCGTCAAGGCGACGAACGATCCCGACCCGTGGACCGCGCTCGCCGCGGCGGTCGCGCTCGGGAGGCTCGGAGCACCCGATACCGGCACGCGCTTCCCCGAAGTCCTCAAGCGGCCCGATCTCGTCCTCGATGCGCGGGCCCAGTTCGCCTACGGGCACGCCCTCCTTCTCGCGCGCAATTGGGTGCGGGCGGAATCGGTTCTCGAGCGCGCGCTCGAAATGAACCCGATGATGGTCGGCGCGATCAGCGATCTCGGCCTCAGCCTGCGCGCTCAGGGGAAACGCGACCAGGCCGACGCCGCCTGGAAGACCGCCCTCGAGATCAACCCGCGCTTCGAGTCGGCCCGGCAGAACCTCGAGAAGGGCTCGTCCGCCGCCTCCGAGTAG
- a CDS encoding CpsB/CapC family capsule biosynthesis tyrosine phosphatase encodes MIDLHTHILPGVDDGVPTLEAAIDFARVAVQAGTRTIVATPHYRDGFYMNPREQVLEGVRALNAALREAAVDVVVLPGAEVHVCSDLIERVKSRHAPTLADNGKTVLFELSMSQYPVDLENLVFQMRLAGLQVLFAHPERIRYFQEDVKRYEAVLRLGAFGQITTGSVLGVFGESIEEFSEELVRKGLVHVVASDAHNTRGRPPVLNDAVARIAGWIGDAHALKMATDVPQAFLEARDPELPPPPPPPKRSILSRWLRGGE; translated from the coding sequence GTGATCGATCTCCACACGCACATCCTGCCGGGGGTCGACGACGGCGTTCCGACGCTCGAGGCCGCGATCGACTTCGCCCGCGTCGCCGTCCAGGCGGGCACGCGGACGATCGTCGCGACACCGCACTACCGCGACGGCTTCTACATGAACCCGCGGGAGCAGGTGCTCGAAGGCGTCCGCGCTCTCAACGCCGCGCTCCGCGAAGCGGCCGTCGACGTCGTCGTGCTGCCCGGCGCCGAAGTCCACGTCTGCTCCGACCTGATCGAACGGGTCAAGAGCCGGCACGCGCCGACGCTCGCGGACAATGGGAAGACCGTCCTCTTCGAGCTCTCGATGAGCCAATATCCCGTCGATCTCGAGAACCTGGTCTTCCAGATGCGCCTCGCCGGCCTCCAGGTGCTCTTCGCGCATCCGGAGCGCATCCGTTATTTCCAGGAGGACGTGAAGCGCTACGAGGCGGTTCTTCGTCTGGGCGCATTCGGTCAGATCACGACCGGCTCGGTCCTCGGCGTCTTCGGGGAGTCGATCGAGGAGTTTTCCGAAGAGCTGGTCCGCAAGGGTCTCGTGCACGTTGTCGCGTCGGACGCTCACAACACGCGCGGCCGTCCTCCGGTGCTGAACGACGCCGTCGCCCGCATCGCCGGCTGGATCGGCGACGCGCACGCGCTCAAGATGGCCACCGATGTGCCGCAGGCGTTCCTCGAGGCGCGCGATCCCGAGCTGCCGCCACCGCCCCCGCCGCCGAAGCGATCGATCCTCTCGCGCTGGCTGAGGGGCGGCGAGTAG
- a CDS encoding NAD(P)H-dependent glycerol-3-phosphate dehydrogenase — protein sequence MTVESARIGILGGGAWGTALAIHLSGRGVPVGLWIHEDDLVERMRQRRDNPIYLPGHEVPALVVPTGRVDEAVSGVALAVLAVPSPFAREVYRRLAPSLGSGVPVVVATKGIEEETLLLPTQVAAACLPAGTPVAALSGPSFAEEVARGVPTAVVAAAADPAVAATVQSLLSGETLRLYTTGDVVGVQVAAALKNVVAIAAGIVDGLGLGHNTAAALITRGLAEMRRLGVAMGASGETFAGLSALGDLVLTCTGSLSRNRQVGRALGRGERLRDVTARMRHVAEGVGTTRSAWHLARRHDVTMPIVDEVHRILYEEGDPAAAVRRLMTRPLGAEEPAGLREQP from the coding sequence GTGACCGTCGAGTCCGCGCGGATCGGAATCTTGGGTGGCGGAGCCTGGGGCACTGCGCTCGCGATCCATCTCAGCGGCCGCGGAGTGCCGGTGGGTCTTTGGATCCACGAGGACGACCTCGTCGAGCGCATGCGGCAGCGCCGCGACAACCCGATCTACCTGCCCGGCCACGAGGTCCCGGCGCTCGTCGTCCCGACCGGCCGCGTCGACGAGGCGGTTTCCGGCGTCGCGCTCGCCGTCCTCGCGGTGCCGTCTCCGTTCGCACGCGAGGTCTACAGGCGGCTCGCGCCTTCGCTCGGGAGCGGCGTGCCGGTCGTGGTCGCGACGAAAGGGATCGAGGAAGAGACGCTTCTCCTCCCGACGCAGGTCGCAGCGGCTTGCCTTCCCGCCGGGACGCCCGTCGCGGCCCTCTCCGGCCCGTCGTTCGCCGAGGAAGTCGCGCGCGGAGTTCCGACGGCGGTCGTCGCCGCAGCGGCGGACCCGGCGGTCGCGGCCACGGTCCAGTCGTTGCTCTCGGGGGAGACACTCCGGCTCTACACGACCGGCGACGTCGTCGGCGTCCAGGTCGCGGCGGCGCTCAAGAACGTCGTCGCGATCGCGGCCGGAATCGTCGACGGCCTCGGTCTCGGCCACAACACGGCGGCCGCGCTCATCACGCGGGGACTGGCGGAGATGCGACGCCTCGGCGTCGCCATGGGAGCGTCCGGTGAGACGTTCGCCGGCCTCTCCGCGCTGGGAGATCTCGTTCTCACCTGCACCGGATCGCTTTCGAGGAACCGTCAGGTCGGACGCGCTCTCGGCCGCGGCGAGCGTCTGCGCGACGTCACCGCACGCATGCGTCACGTCGCCGAGGGCGTGGGGACCACACGCTCGGCGTGGCACCTCGCCCGGCGCCACGACGTGACGATGCCGATCGTCGACGAGGTCCACCGGATCCTCTACGAAGAGGGCGACCCGGCCGCCGCGGTCCGCCGGCTCATGACGCGTCCGCTCGGCGCCGAGGAGCCCGCCGGACTCCGGGAGCAACCGTGA
- the plsY gene encoding glycerol-3-phosphate 1-O-acyltransferase PlsY, producing the protein MRLAIGLFVGAVLGSVPFAWIVHRLATGRDLRREGSGNPGAANVQRSAGTAWGLAALVLDAGKGAAAVAVAGGLAGREASIAAAAAAVVAHVFSPWLSGRGGKGVATAAGAYAVLAPAAAASALAAFAVVLLATRLLSLASVAGALVLPLAAWAAGNARATILAATLVAVLIAWRHRENFARMRRGEEPRVSWGAPKGEQR; encoded by the coding sequence GTGAGGCTCGCGATCGGACTTTTCGTGGGCGCCGTTCTCGGAAGCGTTCCGTTCGCTTGGATCGTTCACCGGCTGGCGACGGGCCGCGACCTCAGGAGAGAGGGGAGCGGGAACCCCGGCGCCGCGAACGTGCAGCGCAGCGCGGGCACGGCGTGGGGGCTCGCGGCCTTGGTCCTCGACGCGGGGAAGGGCGCGGCCGCCGTGGCCGTGGCGGGTGGACTCGCGGGCCGAGAAGCGTCGATCGCAGCCGCGGCCGCCGCCGTCGTCGCCCACGTGTTCTCGCCGTGGCTCTCGGGGCGTGGAGGGAAAGGAGTCGCGACCGCGGCGGGGGCGTACGCGGTCTTGGCACCGGCGGCGGCCGCCTCCGCGCTCGCGGCCTTCGCCGTCGTTCTCCTTGCGACTCGGCTCCTTTCGCTCGCGTCGGTTGCGGGAGCGTTGGTCCTCCCTCTCGCCGCGTGGGCCGCCGGCAACGCTCGCGCGACGATACTCGCCGCGACCCTCGTCGCCGTGCTCATCGCGTGGCGCCATCGGGAGAACTTTGCGAGGATGCGTCGCGGGGAAGAGCCGCGCGTCTCGTGGGGCGCGCCGAAGGGCGAACAGCGGTGA
- the thpR gene encoding RNA 2',3'-cyclic phosphodiesterase, whose product MRAFLAIPLPAALVASAAAAARTIAGDEREWRLARDEGLHVTLRFLGEVDRAVLSALEAPVAEATRATPGLTLVLRDAGAFPSVRRPRILWLGVEDRSTGGVLAALAAQFEDAARAAGLIHEARPFFPHVTLARARTDRARCSALETVGTLGTFDPAEVVLFRSILGRGGARYEIERRFPVGRMP is encoded by the coding sequence ATGAGGGCCTTCCTCGCGATCCCGCTCCCCGCCGCGCTCGTCGCCTCGGCGGCGGCGGCCGCCCGCACGATCGCGGGTGACGAGAGAGAGTGGAGGCTCGCGCGGGACGAGGGTCTGCACGTGACCCTCCGGTTCCTGGGCGAGGTCGACCGTGCGGTCCTCTCGGCGCTCGAGGCGCCGGTGGCGGAGGCGACGCGCGCGACACCCGGCCTTACGCTCGTGCTCCGCGACGCGGGCGCATTCCCGAGCGTCAGACGCCCGCGCATCCTCTGGCTCGGGGTCGAGGACCGGAGCACCGGCGGCGTGCTCGCCGCGCTCGCCGCACAGTTCGAGGATGCCGCGCGCGCCGCGGGACTCATCCACGAGGCTCGTCCGTTCTTTCCGCACGTGACGCTCGCGCGGGCGCGGACCGATCGGGCGCGATGCTCCGCGCTCGAGACGGTGGGGACGCTCGGCACGTTCGATCCCGCCGAGGTCGTCCTCTTTCGCAGCATCCTCGGGCGGGGGGGCGCCCGTTACGAGATCGAACGACGCTTTCCCGTGGGCCGGATGCCGTGA
- a CDS encoding competence/damage-inducible protein A, protein MSAVVLTVGSELLQPGRIDTNSSWLVLRLLDAGVATAWRAAIGDDVDAIASFVRSARMAAPIVVVTGGLGPTEDDRTREALAAALGVPLERDETMVVTIEDLFRARGRTASERQHRQAEKPRGAAWIPNPLGSAPGILVAGGGRLLAALPGVPAEMQAMYDATVAPAVARLGTGPLARVTLRVAGRPESWVDEKLRDLYDTPGTETTILAGAGTVELLLTARGREAREAAERLAALEAAMRERLGDDLYGAGEDTLGSVVGGVLAARGLTLAVAESCTGGLLGAAITDVPGSSAWFRGGVIAYADEVKTGPLGIDPELLRRHGAVSAPVAAAMAAGVRRLLGVDLALAITGIAGPGGGTATKPVGTVHVALDDGASGASRLLDWPGDRALIRRRAVASALDLLRRSLLASG, encoded by the coding sequence GTGAGCGCCGTCGTCCTCACCGTCGGCAGTGAGCTCCTCCAGCCCGGACGGATCGACACGAACTCGAGCTGGCTCGTCCTGCGCCTGCTCGATGCCGGTGTCGCGACCGCGTGGCGTGCGGCGATCGGGGACGACGTCGACGCGATCGCGTCCTTCGTCCGGAGCGCGCGCATGGCCGCGCCAATCGTGGTCGTCACCGGAGGGCTCGGACCGACCGAGGACGACCGGACCCGCGAGGCGCTCGCGGCGGCGCTCGGTGTGCCGCTCGAGCGGGACGAGACCATGGTCGTGACGATCGAGGATCTCTTCCGCGCGCGCGGCCGAACGGCGAGTGAGCGCCAGCACCGGCAGGCGGAGAAGCCGCGCGGCGCGGCGTGGATTCCGAACCCCCTCGGCTCGGCGCCGGGCATCCTCGTCGCCGGCGGCGGACGGCTCCTCGCGGCGCTTCCGGGCGTGCCGGCCGAGATGCAGGCGATGTACGACGCGACCGTGGCGCCGGCGGTGGCGCGTCTCGGCACCGGGCCCCTCGCGCGCGTGACCCTTCGCGTCGCGGGACGCCCCGAGTCGTGGGTCGATGAGAAGCTGCGCGATCTCTACGACACGCCGGGCACGGAGACCACGATCCTGGCCGGAGCTGGGACCGTCGAGCTGCTTCTCACGGCCAGGGGACGGGAAGCGCGGGAGGCGGCCGAGCGGCTCGCCGCGCTCGAGGCGGCGATGCGCGAGCGCCTCGGCGACGATCTCTACGGCGCCGGCGAAGACACGCTCGGCTCGGTCGTCGGCGGAGTCCTCGCGGCGCGAGGCTTGACCCTCGCGGTGGCGGAGTCGTGTACCGGCGGACTTCTCGGTGCCGCGATCACCGACGTGCCCGGATCGTCCGCCTGGTTCCGTGGAGGGGTGATCGCCTACGCCGACGAAGTGAAGACCGGGCCGCTCGGCATCGACCCGGAGCTCCTCCGGCGCCACGGCGCCGTGAGCGCGCCGGTCGCGGCCGCCATGGCCGCGGGGGTGCGGCGCCTCTTGGGCGTCGATCTCGCGCTCGCGATCACCGGCATCGCCGGGCCCGGCGGCGGGACCGCGACGAAGCCGGTCGGCACGGTCCACGTGGCGCTCGACGACGGCGCGTCGGGCGCCTCGCGCCTGCTCGACTGGCCCGGCGATCGTGCCTTGATCCGAAGGCGAGCCGTCGCCTCGGCGCTCGATCTCCTCCGCCGATCGCTCCTCGCCTCCGGATGA
- a CDS encoding DUF502 domain-containing protein has product MTPLRHVRTHLVRGLLIVLPTIITLWLLRILFGIVSDDITPLVVRVLPALGIEDPGGWRTRFAIPLVGVVLTLLLVYLIGLLAANLLGARIVAWLEALILRIPLVKGVYGAARQLLDALGSGGKGAFSRVVLVEYPRPSVWTLGFVTNERRARVPGRDGSIDTLMVFFPTAPNPTSGWLALVPVSDLVDVDLTIEEGVKLIVSGGIVTPDALSERIRRPDPVP; this is encoded by the coding sequence ATGACGCCTCTGCGTCACGTGCGCACGCATCTCGTCCGCGGTCTTCTGATCGTTCTCCCGACGATCATCACGCTGTGGCTCCTCAGGATCCTGTTCGGGATCGTGAGCGACGACATCACGCCCCTCGTCGTCCGCGTGCTCCCGGCGCTCGGCATCGAGGACCCGGGGGGATGGCGCACGCGCTTCGCGATCCCGCTCGTCGGCGTCGTCCTGACGCTGCTCCTCGTCTATCTCATCGGGCTCCTCGCGGCGAACCTCCTCGGCGCCAGGATCGTCGCCTGGCTCGAAGCGCTCATTCTCCGGATCCCGCTCGTCAAAGGGGTCTACGGGGCGGCCCGCCAGCTCCTCGACGCGCTCGGCTCCGGCGGGAAGGGAGCCTTCTCGCGCGTCGTGCTCGTCGAGTACCCGCGACCGTCGGTGTGGACGCTCGGCTTCGTCACGAACGAACGGCGGGCGAGGGTCCCCGGGCGTGACGGCTCGATCGACACCCTCATGGTCTTCTTTCCGACCGCGCCGAATCCCACGTCGGGGTGGCTCGCGCTCGTGCCGGTATCGGATCTCGTCGACGTCGATCTGACGATCGAGGAAGGCGTCAAGCTCATCGTCAGCGGAGGGATCGTGACGCCGGACGCGCTGTCGGAGCGTATCCGGCGGCCCGATCCCGTCCCGTGA
- a CDS encoding helix-turn-helix transcriptional regulator has product MSHESPGRAGLPGGPPGRSSAEAALRSVDGRPSARLGQHLRRLREGYGYTLRKVEEKAFSLGESIDNSQLSRFEKGKALPSFDKLRALARIFNVSIQNFSDVLDLEEFEPFKPETDDYDALLTIGAQSLSRGEYGRAFVAYEKAVEVAERNEGPGQNDRLASARWSMATALKALGKLSMCEHELREILKLRNETKPGIQIRALLQLGSVYRELGDLCLAEVLVRESLALAVASTDAPAHATALNTLANIYETSDLTKALAFYERAHEVLAASGGANDQKLVVLTNLGGCLVKAGRFQEGLAKLQAVHGSAREYGYRRIAALSATRIGEAYLQHADVARASHEFAESDTLASDPAGPYHDILFLNAFHRWVGAKDDGNGTREKIAFGRLRHLRSLLERRFPEVDEFDRWVAKHRRFDHEHFA; this is encoded by the coding sequence ATGAGCCATGAATCGCCTGGACGAGCGGGGCTTCCCGGTGGTCCACCGGGAAGGTCGTCGGCAGAGGCCGCTCTGCGCTCGGTCGACGGACGCCCCTCGGCGCGCTTGGGCCAGCACCTGAGGCGCCTCAGAGAAGGCTACGGCTACACGCTACGGAAGGTCGAGGAGAAGGCGTTCTCGCTGGGCGAGTCGATCGACAACTCGCAGCTCTCCCGGTTCGAGAAGGGGAAAGCGCTACCGTCGTTCGACAAGCTCCGCGCGCTCGCGCGTATCTTCAACGTCTCCATCCAGAATTTTTCCGACGTGCTCGACCTCGAGGAGTTCGAGCCGTTCAAGCCGGAAACCGACGACTACGACGCGCTTCTCACGATCGGCGCCCAGTCGCTCTCGCGCGGCGAGTACGGCCGCGCGTTCGTCGCGTACGAGAAGGCGGTCGAGGTCGCGGAGCGGAACGAGGGACCCGGGCAGAACGATCGCCTCGCGAGCGCGCGCTGGAGCATGGCGACGGCGCTCAAGGCCCTGGGCAAGCTTTCGATGTGCGAGCACGAGCTGCGCGAGATCCTGAAGCTCCGCAACGAGACCAAGCCGGGCATCCAGATCCGTGCGCTCCTCCAGCTCGGGTCCGTCTACCGCGAGCTCGGCGATCTGTGCCTGGCCGAGGTCCTCGTGCGCGAGAGCCTCGCCCTCGCGGTTGCATCGACGGATGCGCCCGCGCATGCGACGGCGCTCAACACCCTCGCCAATATCTACGAGACGAGCGATCTCACGAAGGCTCTCGCGTTCTACGAGCGCGCCCATGAGGTGCTCGCGGCGAGCGGGGGCGCGAACGATCAGAAGCTCGTCGTTCTCACGAATCTCGGCGGCTGTCTCGTCAAGGCGGGACGATTCCAGGAAGGGCTCGCCAAGCTCCAGGCCGTCCATGGGAGCGCGCGGGAATACGGCTACCGGCGCATCGCGGCGCTGTCGGCCACCCGGATCGGCGAAGCCTACCTCCAGCATGCCGACGTCGCGCGCGCGAGCCACGAGTTCGCGGAGTCCGACACGCTGGCCTCCGATCCCGCCGGGCCCTATCACGACATCCTGTTCCTGAACGCGTTCCATCGGTGGGTCGGCGCCAAGGATGACGGGAACGGCACGCGGGAGAAGATCGCTTTCGGGCGCCTCAGGCACCTGCGATCCCTTCTGGAGCGGCGTTTCCCAGAGGTCGACGAGTTCGACCGGTGGGTCGCGAAGCATCGGAGGTTCGACCATGAACACTTTGCGTAG
- a CDS encoding AraC family transcriptional regulator gives MATLRLVSLPRVPRSFSELRFDAALEAQAFRQLAALEIDACHASFARLVEGLDFTAPGISGREVAALLLDVLQRINRRLHRPPDGDEACQANRAALIAQFSGLDSASHAREEFLVTLDRLLAALETPSGSHPLVEKAQTYIDENYQRRLSLSGIARALHVSPNYLSRVIRRATGMTLTAQIHRARLEHARLLLAAEGRSISEIAYMVGYQNYRDFYRNFVKYERATPRQARRSMGPPSSEPTSIVRD, from the coding sequence TTGGCGACTCTTCGGCTCGTCTCGCTCCCCCGCGTCCCGCGGTCGTTCTCGGAGCTGCGCTTCGACGCCGCACTCGAAGCGCAGGCGTTCCGGCAGCTCGCCGCACTCGAGATCGATGCGTGCCACGCGAGCTTCGCGCGGCTCGTCGAAGGTCTCGACTTCACGGCGCCCGGGATCTCGGGCCGCGAAGTCGCGGCGCTGCTGCTCGACGTGCTCCAGCGCATCAACCGCCGCCTCCATCGTCCGCCGGACGGCGACGAGGCGTGCCAGGCCAACCGCGCGGCGCTCATCGCGCAGTTCTCCGGTCTCGACTCCGCATCGCATGCGCGCGAGGAGTTCCTCGTCACCCTCGACCGTTTGCTCGCCGCCCTCGAGACTCCGTCCGGCTCCCACCCGCTCGTCGAGAAGGCGCAAACCTACATCGACGAGAACTACCAGCGGCGACTCTCGCTCTCCGGGATCGCGCGTGCGCTCCACGTCTCGCCCAACTACCTCTCGCGCGTGATCCGCCGCGCGACCGGGATGACCCTCACCGCGCAGATCCACCGTGCACGCCTCGAGCACGCGCGCCTCCTGCTCGCCGCCGAAGGCCGGAGCATCTCCGAGATCGCCTACATGGTCGGCTACCAGAACTACCGCGACTTCTACCGCAACTTCGTCAAGTACGAGCGCGCGACCCCACGGCAGGCACGGCGCTCGATGGGCCCGCCGTCGTCCGAGCCGACCTCCATCGTCCGGGACTGA
- a CDS encoding HEAT repeat domain-containing protein has translation MRLLLACLLGGSTALAQPAAPSSTPQARIVELRALASKGAAGAAELTEALKDPRAPVRAAAVQLLAEVRGASAARDIAPLTADPEDAVAVAAVASLLRLGGDVSYGAVQKALVSPSARVRSQSAAYIGDARDTRFTKDLGGLLSDPAPGVRHSAIEALRAAKDPASFPFLMAATADEMPEVASAAIGGLASLGDRRALPRIAPLTSSAKVQVRAAAAGALAALGGLTTQREAFERSVADPDRNVRSAAASGMRDHPSADAAPFLVKLGGDAEAMVRRIVVQAWREQAGAASADALAAFVTDANDGVRTTAIYALGTRRLTDRAPAVAARAADPSSSVREAAAATLGDLGGPAAEAALITLSGDAEASVRAIAVVALAQQRGPKALPVLQASLKDPDALVRLEAIRALGVLGTPEALSRLRDLAGGGDVAIRIAAIDQLGACKDRGAIALLRKITQEPIETLRAAAKRALDAIGSQ, from the coding sequence GTGCGTCTGCTGCTCGCGTGCCTGCTCGGCGGAAGCACCGCTCTCGCCCAGCCGGCCGCTCCTTCGTCGACCCCGCAGGCCAGGATCGTCGAGCTGCGGGCTCTGGCGTCGAAGGGCGCGGCGGGTGCCGCGGAGCTGACCGAGGCGCTGAAGGACCCGCGCGCGCCCGTGCGCGCCGCCGCCGTCCAGCTCCTCGCCGAGGTGCGCGGCGCCTCCGCGGCGCGCGACATCGCGCCGTTGACTGCGGACCCCGAAGACGCGGTCGCGGTGGCCGCGGTCGCCTCGCTCCTCCGGCTCGGCGGCGACGTGTCGTACGGCGCGGTGCAGAAGGCGCTCGTATCCCCATCGGCTCGGGTGCGATCGCAGTCCGCGGCCTACATCGGCGACGCGCGGGACACCCGTTTCACCAAGGATCTGGGGGGACTCCTCTCGGATCCCGCGCCCGGGGTCCGCCACTCCGCGATCGAGGCCCTGCGCGCCGCGAAAGATCCGGCCTCGTTCCCGTTCCTCATGGCGGCGACCGCCGACGAGATGCCGGAGGTCGCGTCGGCCGCGATCGGCGGCCTCGCCTCCCTCGGCGACCGGCGCGCGCTGCCGCGCATCGCGCCGCTGACGTCGTCCGCCAAGGTGCAGGTCCGGGCGGCGGCGGCCGGCGCGCTCGCGGCGCTCGGCGGTCTCACGACGCAGCGCGAGGCGTTCGAGCGATCGGTCGCCGACCCCGACCGGAACGTCCGCTCGGCGGCGGCCTCGGGGATGCGCGACCACCCATCGGCCGACGCCGCGCCGTTTCTCGTGAAGCTCGGCGGCGACGCCGAGGCCATGGTCCGCCGGATCGTGGTGCAGGCGTGGCGCGAGCAGGCGGGTGCCGCATCCGCGGATGCGCTCGCCGCCTTCGTCACCGACGCCAACGACGGCGTGCGGACGACGGCGATCTACGCTCTCGGCACCCGGCGTCTGACCGATCGGGCGCCGGCCGTCGCAGCGCGCGCCGCCGATCCGTCCTCGAGCGTCCGCGAAGCCGCGGCGGCCACGCTGGGCGACCTCGGCGGGCCTGCGGCAGAGGCCGCCCTCATCACTCTTTCGGGCGACGCCGAAGCGTCGGTGCGCGCGATCGCCGTCGTCGCGCTCGCCCAGCAGCGGGGACCGAAAGCCCTGCCCGTCCTTCAAGCGTCACTCAAGGATCCCGATGCGCTCGTGCGCCTCGAGGCGATTCGGGCGCTCGGCGTCCTCGGCACGCCCGAGGCGCTCTCGCGTCTCCGCGATCTCGCCGGAGGCGGCGACGTCGCCATCAGGATCGCCGCGATCGATCAGCTCGGCGCATGCAAGGACCGCGGCGCCATCGCGCTGCTCCGCAAGATCACGCAGGAGCCGATCGAGACGCTTCGGGCCGCCGCGAAACGTGCGCTCGATGCGATCGGAAGTCAGTAG